Proteins from a single region of Diorhabda sublineata isolate icDioSubl1.1 chromosome 2, icDioSubl1.1, whole genome shotgun sequence:
- the LOC130452604 gene encoding protein Aster-B-like isoform X1: MKTNLSSSNIVAYDKQSVSSENKSVSPSSSPRSSPRPSPRPQSKRDHSKSDTYLSVSYKEQSIKLDGSPSSQDSLSSQRISNTNSIDITPPQDIKTDSTNSSKDRRESRGKKKSSWFNSLYPTTYKSKSEVYKKLFKDVPDDERLVVDYSCALQKDILHHGRLYVTQNYLCFYANIFGWETNLTLKWKDVASITKEKTAIVIPNAILISTKGDKYFFSSFVARDKTYLMLFRVWQNALMDQPMTAQEMWQWVHQCYGSELGLTSDDEDYVPPLTNEEDKLSVRLSVESFSEQEYQGQIIDGTMEQTSTTVYEKVDGEDIKIPTIMGHKRSGSDSKNPTDATDNSESETEKPIKKNFSFSFLKEAFTKETPPHTPPSPDSDGPHPNLDTFKTDIKVNCTCPHDGKQIINEVFPIHVDQLFTLLFTSSKFYLDFHAARKTTDLTQTPWTHNPIDNSKSRVVSLTVALLATMGPKSAQVTEQQTMNPCSKAGHLYSIDVESLNAGVPYADSFYVFVHYCLQKVSENQSSLQMFAQVKYKKSVWGLVKGMIERNAYSGIEDYGAHLTRALHAEGDDSIPEIKRKAKRKRRINSSTRGTIEENNPAKKKITEGIFSSEICTMIVFFVLILLLFLNVMLYYKLWSLEEAPSYNLLDLHLLKHPPQSHEEWITLLQQQEALHSVEAQKWQKLLRNSIQLLRQAEESLNELQSSIQSTYSSKLVSILQAGQEENKEEL, encoded by the exons atgaaaacaaatttgtcTTCGTCAAATATTGTAGCATATGATAAACAATCAGTTAGCAGTGAAAACAA ATCAGTTAGTCCTTCTTCAAGCCCTAGAAGTAGCCCCAGGCCTTCTCCTAGACCCCAATCTAAAAGAGATCATTCAAAATCTGACACCTATTTAAGTGTTTCATATAAGGAACAGTCTATTAAACTGGATGGCTCTCCATCT agTCAAGACAGTCTTTCAAGTCAACGTATAAGTAACACCAATAGCATTGATATAACCCCACCACAAGATATCAAAACAGATTCAACCAATTCAAGTAAAGATAGGCGAGAAAGTAGGGGAAAGAAAAAATCCTCTTGGTTTAATTCATTGTATCCCACTACTTACAAATCTAAATCTGAAGTTTACAAGAAACTGTTTAAGGATGTACCAGATGATGAAAGGCTGGTTGTAG ACTATTCTTGTGCTTTACAAAAAGATATTTTGCACCACGGTCGATTGTACGTCACACAAAATTATCTATGTTTCTATGCAAATATTTTTGGTTGGGAAACTAATCTGACTTTAAAATGGAAAGACGTCGCATCAATAACCAAAGAAAAAACGGCTATCGTTATTCCGAATGCGATTTTAATCAGTACCAAAGGAGACAAGTATTTCTTTTCCAGTTTCGTAGCAAGAGACAAGACTTATTTGATGTTATTTCGAGTATGGCAGAACGCTCTTATGGACCAACCTATGACTGCTCAAGAAATGTGGCAATGG GTTCACCAATGCTATGGAAGTGAATTAGGTTTAACCAGTGACGACGAAGACTACGTACCTCCTCTTACAAACGAGGAAGATAAATTATCAGTTCGACTTTCAGTTGAATCATTCTCAGAG caAGAGTATCAAGGACAAATTATTGATGGTACAATGGAGCAAACATCAACTACTGTTTATGAAAAAGTCGATGGAGAAGACATAAAAATTCCAACTATTATGGGCCACAAGAGAAGTGGTTCAGATTCAAAGAATCCCACGGATGCCACCGACAATTCCGAATCTGAAACTGAAAAACCAATTAA aaaaaacttttcgttttctttcttGAAGGAGGCTTTCACGAAAGAAACACCTCCTCATACACCACCATCTCCTGATTCTGATGGTCCACATCCAAATTTGGATACATTCAA AACTGACATTAAAGTTAACTGTACATGTCCTCATGATGGTAAGCAAATTATTAATGAAGTGTTTCCTATTCATGTGGATCAACTCTTCACATTACTCTTCACTAGTTCAAAATTCTATTTGGACTTTCACGCAGCTAGAAAAACAACAGATCTAACTCAAACCCCATGGACTCATAATCCTATAGATAATAGTAAGAGTAGAGTGGTTAGTTTAACGGTAGCCCTCTTAGCTACTATGGGTCCTAAATCAGCACAAGTTACTGAGCAGCAG ACAATGAATCCCTGCAGTAAGGCTGGACACTTATATTCAATAGACGTAGAATCTCTAAACGCTGGCGTTCCTTATGCAGATAGTTTTTATGTCTTTGTTCACTATTGTCTTCAAAAAGTGTCTGAAAACCAAAGTTCCCTTCAAATGTTTGCACAAGTTAAATATAAGAAGTCTGTTTGGGGTTTAGTGAAAG gTATGATTGAGAGAAATGCTTATTCCGGTATAGAAGACTATGGTGCTCATTTAACTAGGGCACTACATGCAGAGGGTGATGATAGTATTCCTGAAATTAAAAGGAAAGCTAAACGAAAAAGACGGATTAACAGTAGTACGAGAGGTACTATTGAAGAAA ataatcctgcaaaaaagaaaattacagaAGGTATTTTTAGTAGTGAAATATGTACCATGATagtattttttgtgttaatattgttactatttttaaatgtaatgtTATATTACAAATTATGGTCTTTAGAAGAAGCACCGTCCTATAATTTATTGGATTTGCATTTACTGaa ACATCCACCACAATCTCATGAAGAATGGATAACATTATTACAACAACAGGAAGCTCTGCATTCAGTGGAGGCTCAAAAGTGgcaaaagttattgaggaattcaattcaacttttacgacag GCCGAGGAATCTCTTAATGAGCTTCAAAGTTCAATTCAGTCGACATATTCTAGCAAATTAGTGTCAATTCTACAAGCGGgtcaagaagaaaataaagaagaattatag
- the LOC130452604 gene encoding protein Aster-B-like isoform X2: protein MKTNLSSSNIVAYDKQSVSSENKSVSPSSSPRSSPRPSPRPQSKRDHSKSDTYLSVSYKEQSIKLDGSPSSQDSLSSQRISNTNSIDITPPQDIKTDSTNSSKDRRESRGKKKSSWFNSLYPTTYKSKSEVYKKLFKDVPDDERLVVDYSCALQKDILHHGRLYVTQNYLCFYANIFGWETNLTLKWKDVASITKEKTAIVIPNAILISTKGDKYFFSSFVARDKTYLMLFRVWQNALMDQPMTAQEMWQWVHQCYGSELGLTSDDEDYVPPLTNEEDKLSVRLSVESFSEQEYQGQIIDGTMEQTSTTVYEKVDGEDIKIPTIMGHKRSGSDSKNPTDATDNSESETEKPIKTDIKVNCTCPHDGKQIINEVFPIHVDQLFTLLFTSSKFYLDFHAARKTTDLTQTPWTHNPIDNSKSRVVSLTVALLATMGPKSAQVTEQQTMNPCSKAGHLYSIDVESLNAGVPYADSFYVFVHYCLQKVSENQSSLQMFAQVKYKKSVWGLVKGMIERNAYSGIEDYGAHLTRALHAEGDDSIPEIKRKAKRKRRINSSTRGTIEENNPAKKKITEGIFSSEICTMIVFFVLILLLFLNVMLYYKLWSLEEAPSYNLLDLHLLKHPPQSHEEWITLLQQQEALHSVEAQKWQKLLRNSIQLLRQAEESLNELQSSIQSTYSSKLVSILQAGQEENKEEL from the exons atgaaaacaaatttgtcTTCGTCAAATATTGTAGCATATGATAAACAATCAGTTAGCAGTGAAAACAA ATCAGTTAGTCCTTCTTCAAGCCCTAGAAGTAGCCCCAGGCCTTCTCCTAGACCCCAATCTAAAAGAGATCATTCAAAATCTGACACCTATTTAAGTGTTTCATATAAGGAACAGTCTATTAAACTGGATGGCTCTCCATCT agTCAAGACAGTCTTTCAAGTCAACGTATAAGTAACACCAATAGCATTGATATAACCCCACCACAAGATATCAAAACAGATTCAACCAATTCAAGTAAAGATAGGCGAGAAAGTAGGGGAAAGAAAAAATCCTCTTGGTTTAATTCATTGTATCCCACTACTTACAAATCTAAATCTGAAGTTTACAAGAAACTGTTTAAGGATGTACCAGATGATGAAAGGCTGGTTGTAG ACTATTCTTGTGCTTTACAAAAAGATATTTTGCACCACGGTCGATTGTACGTCACACAAAATTATCTATGTTTCTATGCAAATATTTTTGGTTGGGAAACTAATCTGACTTTAAAATGGAAAGACGTCGCATCAATAACCAAAGAAAAAACGGCTATCGTTATTCCGAATGCGATTTTAATCAGTACCAAAGGAGACAAGTATTTCTTTTCCAGTTTCGTAGCAAGAGACAAGACTTATTTGATGTTATTTCGAGTATGGCAGAACGCTCTTATGGACCAACCTATGACTGCTCAAGAAATGTGGCAATGG GTTCACCAATGCTATGGAAGTGAATTAGGTTTAACCAGTGACGACGAAGACTACGTACCTCCTCTTACAAACGAGGAAGATAAATTATCAGTTCGACTTTCAGTTGAATCATTCTCAGAG caAGAGTATCAAGGACAAATTATTGATGGTACAATGGAGCAAACATCAACTACTGTTTATGAAAAAGTCGATGGAGAAGACATAAAAATTCCAACTATTATGGGCCACAAGAGAAGTGGTTCAGATTCAAAGAATCCCACGGATGCCACCGACAATTCCGAATCTGAAACTGAAAAACCAATTAA AACTGACATTAAAGTTAACTGTACATGTCCTCATGATGGTAAGCAAATTATTAATGAAGTGTTTCCTATTCATGTGGATCAACTCTTCACATTACTCTTCACTAGTTCAAAATTCTATTTGGACTTTCACGCAGCTAGAAAAACAACAGATCTAACTCAAACCCCATGGACTCATAATCCTATAGATAATAGTAAGAGTAGAGTGGTTAGTTTAACGGTAGCCCTCTTAGCTACTATGGGTCCTAAATCAGCACAAGTTACTGAGCAGCAG ACAATGAATCCCTGCAGTAAGGCTGGACACTTATATTCAATAGACGTAGAATCTCTAAACGCTGGCGTTCCTTATGCAGATAGTTTTTATGTCTTTGTTCACTATTGTCTTCAAAAAGTGTCTGAAAACCAAAGTTCCCTTCAAATGTTTGCACAAGTTAAATATAAGAAGTCTGTTTGGGGTTTAGTGAAAG gTATGATTGAGAGAAATGCTTATTCCGGTATAGAAGACTATGGTGCTCATTTAACTAGGGCACTACATGCAGAGGGTGATGATAGTATTCCTGAAATTAAAAGGAAAGCTAAACGAAAAAGACGGATTAACAGTAGTACGAGAGGTACTATTGAAGAAA ataatcctgcaaaaaagaaaattacagaAGGTATTTTTAGTAGTGAAATATGTACCATGATagtattttttgtgttaatattgttactatttttaaatgtaatgtTATATTACAAATTATGGTCTTTAGAAGAAGCACCGTCCTATAATTTATTGGATTTGCATTTACTGaa ACATCCACCACAATCTCATGAAGAATGGATAACATTATTACAACAACAGGAAGCTCTGCATTCAGTGGAGGCTCAAAAGTGgcaaaagttattgaggaattcaattcaacttttacgacag GCCGAGGAATCTCTTAATGAGCTTCAAAGTTCAATTCAGTCGACATATTCTAGCAAATTAGTGTCAATTCTACAAGCGGgtcaagaagaaaataaagaagaattatag